The following coding sequences are from one Candidatus Borkfalkia ceftriaxoniphila window:
- a CDS encoding AraC family transcriptional regulator, with translation MESFTAQFRVINHFPCEKGFSTPPRVFDYPYLLYVHGGRGAYKVNGRRYECERGDLFYCPPFEENVIFADEYEPFILSGLEFTVSDVHFLNENMPRRANLNDDPFAASCILKMIDEYLYDKTGAGEICSHLLSALLLELFRAQTRSAAPPKRPAREIMRYLSQNAAKKVTYAELSENFHYHKNTINRLVKEAAGVTPKEYAIRQKIKEAQKFLCFTDMSAEEISQALGYSSPCFFSQQFKQKTGFTPAQFRNRNKTP, from the coding sequence ATGGAATCATTTACCGCACAATTCAGAGTGATCAATCATTTCCCCTGCGAAAAGGGATTTTCCACGCCGCCGCGCGTGTTCGATTACCCCTATCTTTTGTACGTGCACGGCGGCAGGGGCGCGTATAAAGTGAACGGCCGCCGCTACGAATGCGAACGGGGCGATCTTTTTTATTGCCCGCCGTTCGAGGAAAACGTCATTTTTGCGGACGAATACGAGCCGTTTATTCTCTCGGGGCTGGAATTTACCGTTTCCGACGTGCACTTTCTGAACGAGAATATGCCGCGGCGGGCGAACCTGAACGACGATCCGTTCGCGGCGAGTTGCATTTTAAAAATGATCGACGAATACCTGTACGACAAGACGGGCGCGGGCGAGATCTGTTCGCACCTTTTAAGCGCGCTTTTGCTGGAACTGTTCCGCGCGCAGACGCGAAGCGCGGCGCCCCCAAAACGCCCCGCCCGCGAAATCATGCGGTATCTTTCGCAGAACGCGGCGAAAAAGGTGACGTACGCGGAACTTTCCGAAAACTTCCACTATCACAAAAACACCATCAATCGGCTTGTGAAAGAGGCGGCGGGCGTGACGCCGAAAGAATACGCGATCCGGCAAAAGATCAAAGAGGCGCAGAAATTTCTGTGCTTTACCGATATGAGCGCGGAAGAGATCTCGCAGGCGCTCGGGTATTCCTCCCCCTGTTTTTTCAGCCAGCAATTCAAGCAGAAAACGGGTTTCACGCCCGCGCAGTTCCGAAACCGCAACAAAACGCCGTGA
- a CDS encoding uroporphyrinogen decarboxylase family protein yields MEILKAPERMSAKERVRRTFEYEKTDRVTIGYDTNPVIHRNLCRALGVREDDYETLLQKLGVDYRGIAAPYIGKPLYRAPENRRVDPLEGCVMRWVEHETGGYWDFCDFPLKDATDEMFDDFPVPDPDDFDYDAALAQCKAYGKDMGLYVGSAGVPDVLNSNGRIMGVEDVLCHVMLDDEAAMRFIRRRAAFQLGMMERLVEKCKDHLDFIWLGEDLGTQIAPMISLELYRAQIKPIHKTFVDLAKHYRLPAIVHTCGSSSWAYEDFIEMGVRGVDTLQPEAVNMSPAYLAKTFGGRLNFRGCISTAGPLAYGTAAQTEQVCKDTLEIMMQVRGYHFAPTHQIQDNTPVENVVAMYNAAHKYGRY; encoded by the coding sequence ATGGAAATTCTGAAAGCACCCGAGCGCATGAGCGCGAAAGAGCGCGTGCGCCGCACGTTCGAATACGAAAAGACCGACCGCGTGACCATCGGTTACGACACTAACCCCGTCATTCACCGCAACCTTTGCCGCGCGCTGGGCGTGCGGGAGGACGACTACGAAACGCTGCTGCAAAAACTGGGCGTCGATTACCGCGGCATTGCCGCGCCCTATATCGGAAAGCCGCTGTACCGCGCGCCCGAGAACAGGCGGGTAGACCCGCTCGAAGGGTGCGTGATGCGCTGGGTGGAACACGAAACGGGCGGATATTGGGATTTCTGCGATTTTCCCTTGAAAGACGCGACGGACGAAATGTTCGACGATTTCCCCGTTCCCGACCCCGACGATTTCGATTACGACGCGGCGCTCGCGCAGTGCAAGGCGTACGGAAAAGATATGGGGTTGTACGTCGGCAGCGCCGGCGTGCCCGACGTTCTCAACTCCAACGGCCGCATCATGGGCGTGGAGGACGTATTGTGCCACGTCATGCTGGACGACGAGGCAGCCATGCGCTTTATCCGCCGCAGGGCGGCGTTTCAGTTGGGCATGATGGAACGGCTCGTGGAAAAATGCAAAGATCATCTCGATTTCATCTGGCTGGGAGAGGATCTCGGCACACAGATCGCGCCCATGATCAGCCTGGAACTATACCGCGCGCAGATCAAACCCATTCACAAAACTTTCGTCGACCTTGCAAAGCATTACCGTCTTCCCGCTATCGTGCATACCTGCGGCAGCAGCAGTTGGGCTTACGAAGATTTCATCGAAATGGGCGTGCGCGGCGTGGATACCTTGCAGCCCGAGGCTGTGAACATGAGCCCCGCGTATCTTGCAAAGACTTTCGGCGGCAGGCTGAATTTCCGCGGTTGTATTTCCACGGCGGGTCCGCTCGCCTACGGCACCGCCGCGCAGACCGAGCAGGTATGCAAAGACACGCTGGAAATCATGATGCAAGTGCGCGGCTATCACTTCGCGCCCACGCATCAGATCCAGGATAATACGCCCGTGGAAAACGTGGTCGCCATGTACAACGCGGCGCATAAGTACGGACGTTATTGA
- a CDS encoding helix-turn-helix transcriptional regulator has product MKFEVMLGILFRLLRRTKASAAELADLYGVSQRSIYRYVEELIVSGVPINIIRGRNGGIFLPDTYKLPENFLSKEEYAAAVGAMEVFYAQTRDESLHAALEKMSAQQKDHSRNLSLSGNILVDSGTWGDAYNFSEKLKVLEEAVEKNLCLDVSYINRGGEESRRVIEPHILVYKQNVWYVYAWCRLREEFRLFKIGRVKAARRTGEIFEKRPFEREKIPLKFNFESYELIPVRLRIENAALPDVEEWLGTDNIRREGGALVADVTLPDSPALISKLASFGSGIRIESPSSLIEKVRSYARELVSLYEGN; this is encoded by the coding sequence ATGAAATTCGAAGTGATGCTGGGCATTTTGTTCCGATTGCTGCGCAGAACGAAAGCGAGCGCGGCGGAATTGGCGGATCTTTACGGCGTTTCGCAGCGCAGTATTTATCGTTATGTGGAAGAACTTATCGTATCGGGTGTCCCGATAAATATTATACGGGGGCGCAACGGCGGAATATTCCTTCCCGATACATATAAATTGCCTGAAAATTTTTTATCCAAGGAGGAATACGCCGCGGCGGTTGGCGCGATGGAAGTTTTTTACGCGCAGACGCGGGACGAGAGCCTGCATGCCGCGCTGGAAAAAATGAGCGCGCAGCAGAAAGACCACAGCCGAAACCTGTCCCTTTCGGGAAATATTTTAGTGGACAGCGGCACCTGGGGCGACGCCTACAATTTTTCGGAAAAACTGAAAGTACTGGAAGAGGCGGTGGAAAAAAATCTCTGCCTGGACGTTTCCTACATCAACCGCGGCGGCGAGGAGAGCAGGCGCGTCATCGAGCCGCACATTCTCGTGTATAAACAGAACGTGTGGTACGTGTACGCCTGGTGCCGTCTCAGGGAAGAATTCCGCTTATTCAAGATCGGGCGCGTTAAGGCGGCGCGGCGGACGGGCGAGATCTTCGAAAAGCGCCCCTTCGAGCGGGAAAAGATCCCCTTGAAATTCAATTTCGAATCGTACGAACTCATTCCCGTGCGCCTGCGCATCGAAAACGCCGCCCTGCCCGACGTAGAAGAATGGCTGGGCACAGACAATATCCGCCGCGAGGGCGGCGCCCTCGTCGCGGACGTGACTCTGCCCGACAGCCCCGCGCTGATCTCCAAACTCGCCTCCTTCGGCAGCGGTATCCGCATCGAGTCCCCTTCTTCGCTCATCGAAAAAGTGCGATCATACGCGCGGGAACTTGTTTCTTTATATGAAGGCAACTAA
- a CDS encoding helix-turn-helix domain-containing protein: MSKLPMGEFLSVLRKSKGYTQQEVADILGVSNKTVSSWECGGSCPDISMLPAIAELYGVTCDELLRGERIHAGEPEKISWERLEKSLALRLERCRGTANAASWICGGLAVFAMILTLVLAAVAYQSLLGFLLGTVVLIASAVCIVVVYKRLLFNVSSDEIEGDKLKDFRKYLFRTAARVLLIDAAAFGFILPNAFIPPHFGFEFPYALGFGLVGAVLFLLIGYPVCLAAAGKNKCFDASEHGYARFRAKSFTLLCGIVVLAAAVGAVVLQQMDMRREAAVVRTEIFGSEEEFVAFAEDAPLFKAYPWEIVSEEMPATEEEVGKYAVKVLFRGDVEEADLYGYSHRKTEEGIVVSLFKYRLRIDENSDRVVEFFAMAREMQKDGFTVEAMGDTVLLTLGVENLSADDVFGWTLAAVVAVVAALAATAAAIYIKRNKKYREKHKNDLC; encoded by the coding sequence ATGTCAAAATTGCCGATGGGAGAATTTTTGTCCGTTCTGCGAAAATCCAAGGGGTATACCCAACAGGAGGTCGCGGATATTCTGGGCGTTTCAAACAAGACGGTGAGCAGTTGGGAATGCGGCGGCTCGTGCCCCGATATCTCCATGCTGCCCGCCATCGCCGAATTATACGGCGTGACTTGCGACGAACTCTTGCGCGGGGAACGCATACACGCGGGCGAGCCCGAAAAGATTTCGTGGGAACGTCTGGAAAAATCTCTCGCCCTGCGGCTGGAACGGTGCCGCGGCACGGCGAACGCGGCGTCGTGGATCTGCGGCGGGCTTGCCGTCTTTGCAATGATTTTAACGCTCGTTCTCGCCGCCGTGGCGTATCAGAGCCTGTTGGGCTTTCTTCTCGGTACCGTCGTGCTCATCGCCTCCGCCGTATGTATCGTCGTCGTGTATAAGCGCCTGCTTTTTAACGTGTCGTCGGACGAAATAGAGGGCGATAAACTAAAAGATTTTCGGAAATACCTGTTCCGTACGGCGGCGCGCGTCCTTCTGATAGACGCGGCGGCTTTCGGATTTATCCTGCCCAATGCTTTTATCCCGCCGCATTTCGGATTCGAATTTCCCTATGCGCTCGGGTTCGGGCTCGTCGGCGCCGTGCTGTTCTTGCTGATCGGTTATCCCGTCTGCCTTGCGGCAGCGGGCAAAAATAAGTGCTTTGATGCGTCCGAGCACGGCTATGCCCGCTTCCGCGCCAAAAGTTTTACGCTCCTTTGCGGTATCGTCGTGCTCGCGGCGGCCGTCGGCGCCGTCGTGCTGCAACAGATGGATATGCGAAGGGAAGCGGCCGTCGTCCGTACGGAGATATTCGGTTCGGAAGAGGAATTCGTCGCCTTTGCCGAGGACGCGCCGCTGTTCAAAGCATACCCGTGGGAGATCGTTTCGGAAGAGATGCCCGCAACCGAAGAAGAAGTCGGAAAGTACGCGGTTAAGGTCTTATTCCGCGGCGACGTCGAAGAGGCGGACTTATACGGTTATTCGCATCGCAAAACGGAGGAGGGCATTGTCGTATCCCTCTTTAAATATCGCCTGCGTATCGATGAAAATTCCGACCGCGTCGTGGAATTTTTCGCTATGGCGCGGGAAATGCAAAAGGACGGATTCACGGTGGAGGCCATGGGGGATACCGTTCTGCTCACGCTCGGCGTCGAAAATCTGTCTGCCGACGACGTATTCGGCTGGACGCTGGCGGCTGTCGTCGCCGTCGTCGCCGCGCTTGCCGCGACCGCCGCGGCGATCTATATCAAACGCAATAAAAAATACAGGGAGAAACATAAAAACGATCTATGCTGA
- a CDS encoding (deoxy)nucleoside triphosphate pyrophosphohydrolase, giving the protein MKKHIEVVGGIFIRKGKVLASMRGESKYAYVAHKYEFVGGKIEAGETPEQALTRELCEEMGAKIEVISHYMTVTHEYPDFIVTLQTYLCRFLSDFQVLEHERADFLRGDELDENNWAPADAPIVRKLKSELADSKDMR; this is encoded by the coding sequence ATGAAAAAGCATATAGAGGTCGTCGGCGGGATCTTTATCCGAAAAGGGAAAGTGCTCGCTTCCATGCGCGGCGAAAGCAAATACGCGTACGTCGCGCACAAATACGAGTTCGTCGGCGGCAAGATCGAGGCGGGCGAAACGCCCGAACAGGCGCTTACGCGCGAACTTTGCGAGGAGATGGGCGCAAAAATAGAAGTGATTTCCCATTACATGACGGTGACGCACGAATATCCCGATTTTATCGTGACGCTGCAAACCTATCTTTGCCGCTTCCTTTCGGACTTTCAGGTTTTGGAACACGAACGTGCGGACTTTTTACGCGGGGACGAGTTGGATGAAAATAACTGGGCGCCCGCCGACGCGCCGATCGTGCGTAAATTGAAGTCGGAACTTGCCGATTCCAAGGATATGAGATAA
- a CDS encoding amidohydrolase family protein — translation MLIDFHTHIYPEKLASRTVETLGAKAHIPHYTDGTLGSLTALMDREGVDRFVLLHIATSPKNEGNVNAFARQTNSARHPSFGSVHPDSARWKEELLALKEAGVKGVKFHNEYQNFFADDEKAFPVYAECGRLGLAMLFHGGADLAFSPPEKCSPARMARAAKAFPSANFIFAHLGGMRSAKESVEFLAPLANVFTDTAFSSQYVPLSAGREVIEAFGAERVLFGTDCPWDTPARTLAYLKAMRLPPLWEEKIFYGNALQILED, via the coding sequence ATGCTGATTGACTTTCATACGCATATCTATCCCGAAAAACTGGCGTCGCGCACGGTGGAAACGCTGGGCGCAAAGGCGCATATCCCGCACTATACCGACGGCACGCTCGGCTCTCTTACGGCGCTGATGGACAGGGAGGGCGTGGATCGGTTCGTTCTTTTGCACATCGCCACGTCGCCGAAAAACGAGGGCAACGTGAACGCGTTCGCGCGGCAGACGAACAGCGCCCGCCATCCCTCGTTCGGCTCGGTGCATCCCGATTCCGCCCGCTGGAAAGAGGAACTTCTCGCATTGAAAGAGGCTGGCGTCAAGGGCGTAAAATTCCATAACGAATATCAGAATTTTTTTGCGGACGACGAAAAGGCTTTTCCCGTTTACGCGGAATGCGGGCGGCTGGGGCTTGCCATGCTCTTCCACGGCGGCGCCGATCTGGCGTTTTCGCCGCCCGAAAAGTGTTCGCCCGCGCGCATGGCGCGCGCCGCAAAAGCGTTTCCCTCGGCAAATTTTATTTTCGCGCATCTGGGCGGAATGCGCTCGGCGAAGGAGAGCGTCGAATTTCTGGCGCCCCTTGCCAACGTATTTACGGACACCGCGTTTTCCTCGCAGTACGTTCCGCTATCGGCGGGGCGCGAAGTGATAGAAGCGTTCGGCGCGGAGCGCGTTCTGTTCGGAACCGACTGCCCGTGGGATACCCCCGCGCGTACGCTCGCTTATCTCAAAGCCATGCGGTTGCCCCCTTTATGGGAAGAAAAAATTTTTTACGGCAACGCGTTGCAAATATTGGAAGATTAA